The nucleotide window GCGGTGTCCGTGCAGAACAATATCGTGTCCGGCATCCGCGAGGGCAGCGACGGCACGCTCGACACTCTCGCGCTGTTCGATGCGTCGTCCGGGGACAGAGAACCCGGCGCGGACGCCCTTGTCCGCCAGCAGTTCCCCCACCCGCTGGAAGTCCGCTTCGGTGAACTCGTACAACACGTGGAACAGCCGAGTGTCGAGCGACACGTCATCGTCGAGTCGTCGGAGGAAAGCCAAGTACGGTTTCAGCTCTCGCTGTCGTACAGCCGGTATCGAGACCATACATCACCGTCGGCCGTCGCTCGAATAAATCTACCTGCAGCCCTCCCTTGCCGACTGGTTGCCGCCCCGATAGTCGCCGTCCCACGATAGTGAACGTCGAAAGGAGACCCGGCGACGTTCGCTCTGGACAGTTCCACAACGTCGTCTAGTTGCCACTGTCTGTATCACTCCCCGTCGAGTACCGTTCGGTCACTCTGAACGGCGTCGGACAGGTGAGGACGACTCCTCGCCAACGAGAGTGGACCCGTGTGCCGCCGCCGCCAACCGTGAGCCGAAGGACAACTCGCTAAGTATTACACTGATATACTTGTAATTCTCGTTGGAGTGACTTGTCGAGTCCGTACTGGGGCCGAATCGGTCGGTTTCGGTATCCACGGGGAACTCAGCCAAATTCGTTCCACGATAGTGAACGCCTTGGCTCAGCACGGTGGCCCCGTCGCCATCGCGCGCTGCTCAGAACTCGTGGTCGTCGCCGATGAGGTCCTGTGCCGTCGCGCCGGTGTCGATTTTCCGCTCGATGAGGAGTTCCTCCGAGAGGATGTCGTCGGCGGTGTCGGCGACATCCGCGGCACGGTCCGCGGGGACGACGGCGATACCCGTCGCGTCCGCGACGACGATGTCGTCCGTCTCGACGGTACAGTGGCCAACGGTCACCGTCGAACCGCTGTCCGCGACGTGGAGGCGTCGCTGGCCGGAGCGTGGCGTCGGGCCGCGGCCGAATACGGGGAACTCGGCGGTACGAACGTCCGGCACGTCCCGATAGTTGCCGTCGATGACGACACCAGCCATCCCTGCCTCGGCCGCCAGCCGCGAAGCGTTTCCACCCCAGTGTGAGACGCCGTGTACACCGTCGACGACGAGGACGCGGTCGGCCTGCAGGGCAGAGAGCATCGCGTTGGGGAAGTTCGTCGTCTCCTCGGCCAGTTCGCCCTCCGGAACGGCCCGTTCAAGCGAGAGCGTGTGCGCACGGCCGACGGCCGTATACTCGGACCGGACCGGAGTCACTCCAGCGGCGACACCGTCGATACCG belongs to Halorientalis litorea and includes:
- a CDS encoding RraA family protein; this translates as MAQSIVERFRKFDSCVVGDALDAHGIDGVAAGVTPVRSEYTAVGRAHTLSLERAVPEGELAEETTNFPNAMLSALQADRVLVVDGVHGVSHWGGNASRLAAEAGMAGVVIDGNYRDVPDVRTAEFPVFGRGPTPRSGQRRLHVADSGSTVTVGHCTVETDDIVVADATGIAVVPADRAADVADTADDILSEELLIERKIDTGATAQDLIGDDHEF